Proteins encoded by one window of Acetivibrio thermocellus ATCC 27405:
- a CDS encoding GNAT family N-acetyltransferase has translation MTIKTLQYDDFMLYRERIRDLLVQIYDINFDVSHDYSINESNKKINLLDEYIKTNQAVLIGAVDGEKLVGFIWIYKHEYFGETRMHINQIIVDKEYKRKGIGKRLLEEAEKKAKELGIKVIDLFVSEKNAEAVNFYEKTGFVTERRYLKKIL, from the coding sequence ATGACAATAAAAACCTTACAATATGATGATTTCATGCTTTACAGAGAAAGGATAAGGGATTTGCTTGTACAGATATATGACATAAATTTTGATGTTTCCCATGATTATAGTATTAATGAAAGCAATAAGAAGATAAATCTTTTGGATGAATATATCAAAACAAATCAAGCTGTTTTAATCGGTGCAGTTGATGGAGAAAAATTGGTTGGATTTATATGGATATATAAGCATGAATATTTTGGTGAGACAAGAATGCATATTAATCAAATAATAGTGGACAAAGAATATAAAAGAAAAGGTATAGGGAAGAGATTACTGGAAGAAGCCGAGAAAAAGGCTAAAGAGCTAGGTATAAAAGTAATTGACTTGTTTGTATCCGAAAAAAATGCGGAGGCTGTGAATTTTTATGAAAAAACGGGTTTCGTAACGGAGCGAAGATATTTGAAGAAGATACTATAG
- a CDS encoding DegT/DnrJ/EryC1/StrS family aminotransferase, protein MLKPKEINTENKSKKRIYLSSPHMSDEGYEKQYINEAFETNWIAPLGKNVDEFEKELAAKVGIKAAAALSSGTAAIHMALKAAGVGEGDIVFCPTLTFAATANPIIYQNAIPVFIDSDYETWNMSPEALEEAFKKYPKVKAVLVVHLYGLSADMDKIVEICKKHDVQLIEDAAESLGTTYKGRYTGTIGDYGIYSFNGNKIITTSGGGMLVSDNEERIAKVRFWATQARDNARHYQHSELGYNYRMSNVIAGIGRGQLKVLDQRIEKKRYIFDFYKRELGCIDEIDFMPVNDWNKPNCWLTCITLTGKVRPLDVIIRLEEENIESRPVWKPMHMQPFYQHYDYIGSNVSEKIFENGVCLPSDTKMTDEDLYRVVNIIKGLWK, encoded by the coding sequence ATGCTAAAACCAAAAGAAATTAATACAGAAAATAAATCCAAAAAGCGAATATATCTATCTTCGCCACATATGAGTGACGAAGGATATGAAAAACAATATATTAATGAGGCATTTGAGACTAATTGGATTGCACCGCTGGGAAAAAACGTTGACGAATTTGAAAAGGAGCTGGCAGCAAAAGTAGGAATAAAAGCCGCTGCAGCGTTATCATCGGGCACAGCCGCCATTCATATGGCGCTAAAGGCTGCCGGAGTAGGTGAGGGGGATATTGTGTTTTGCCCGACACTTACTTTTGCAGCTACCGCCAATCCAATAATATATCAGAATGCAATACCGGTGTTCATCGACAGCGATTATGAGACTTGGAATATGAGCCCTGAAGCTTTGGAAGAGGCTTTTAAAAAATATCCAAAGGTGAAGGCTGTGCTGGTAGTGCATCTTTACGGATTATCAGCCGATATGGATAAAATAGTTGAGATATGCAAAAAACATGATGTTCAACTTATTGAAGATGCTGCTGAATCTTTGGGTACCACTTATAAAGGCAGATATACAGGTACTATTGGGGACTATGGCATTTATTCCTTCAACGGCAACAAGATTATTACTACTTCCGGCGGCGGTATGTTAGTGTCGGATAATGAAGAGAGAATTGCGAAAGTAAGATTTTGGGCAACTCAGGCAAGGGACAATGCCAGACACTATCAGCACAGCGAACTGGGTTATAACTACAGGATGAGCAATGTAATTGCCGGAATTGGCAGAGGGCAGTTAAAAGTTTTGGATCAGAGAATAGAGAAAAAAAGGTATATATTTGATTTTTATAAAAGGGAATTGGGCTGCATTGATGAAATTGATTTTATGCCTGTCAATGACTGGAATAAACCCAACTGCTGGCTTACCTGCATTACATTGACGGGCAAAGTCAGACCTTTGGATGTGATAATAAGGCTGGAAGAGGAAAATATAGAGTCAAGACCAGTATGGAAGCCCATGCATATGCAGCCGTTTTATCAACATTATGATTACATTGGCTCAAATGTTTCGGAGAAGATATTTGAAAACGGTGTTTGTCTGCCTAGCGATACCAAAATGACGGATGAGGATCTATACAGAGTTGTAAATATTATAAAAGGGTTGTGGAAATAG
- a CDS encoding nucleotide sugar dehydrogenase: MGLYEKIVNKEEKISVIGLGYVGMPLAIAFAKYAQVIGFDVDKKKIEIYKSGIDPTKEIGNEAIKNTTVEFTSDETKLKEAKFHIVAVPTPINIDKTPDLTPVESASVIVGRNMARGSYVVYESTVYPGVTEDICIPILERESGLKCGVDFKVGYSPERINPGDKKHTLETIKKIVSAIDDESLDEIAKIYSLVIKAGVHKTSSIKVAEAAKVVENSQRDINIAFMNELAMVFDRMGIDTKEVIDAMNTKWNALGFYPGLVGGHCIGVDPYYFIYQAEKLGYHSQIILSGRKINDGMGEFIANTIIKKLIHVNKVVKKSKVVIFGITYKENCPDTRNSKVVDIIKGLNEYGIEPIVVDPQANREDTKQEYGIELMDIDDVKDADCLVFAVAHDEFKNMAWEQIEKFFKNIDNSEKVIIDVKGIFDKNKIEKLGYCYWRL, encoded by the coding sequence ATGGGATTGTATGAAAAAATTGTTAATAAGGAAGAGAAAATTTCTGTGATTGGATTAGGCTACGTGGGAATGCCATTAGCCATTGCATTTGCTAAATATGCACAGGTAATTGGATTTGATGTGGACAAAAAAAAGATTGAAATATATAAATCAGGAATCGATCCAACAAAAGAGATAGGGAATGAAGCTATAAAAAATACAACTGTTGAATTTACGTCCGATGAAACAAAGTTAAAAGAAGCAAAATTTCATATAGTGGCAGTTCCCACCCCGATTAATATAGATAAAACTCCGGATTTGACACCGGTTGAAAGTGCAAGTGTTATTGTGGGAAGAAATATGGCTAGAGGTTCATATGTGGTCTATGAATCAACAGTTTATCCTGGAGTAACTGAGGATATTTGTATTCCAATACTTGAAAGAGAATCGGGACTTAAATGCGGAGTTGATTTTAAAGTTGGATATTCTCCGGAACGTATTAATCCAGGAGACAAGAAGCATACGCTGGAAACAATAAAAAAAATTGTATCTGCTATTGATGATGAAAGTTTAGATGAGATTGCAAAAATTTATAGCCTTGTGATAAAAGCAGGAGTGCATAAGACCAGCTCGATTAAAGTTGCCGAGGCGGCTAAAGTTGTGGAAAACAGCCAAAGGGATATAAATATTGCCTTTATGAATGAACTTGCGATGGTATTTGATCGTATGGGCATTGATACGAAAGAAGTTATAGATGCCATGAATACAAAGTGGAATGCACTGGGATTTTATCCTGGTTTGGTGGGTGGACATTGCATTGGTGTGGATCCCTATTATTTTATTTATCAGGCGGAAAAGCTGGGATATCACAGTCAAATTATTCTTTCCGGAAGAAAAATTAATGATGGAATGGGTGAATTTATAGCTAACACCATAATTAAGAAGCTTATACATGTCAATAAAGTAGTAAAAAAATCAAAAGTAGTTATTTTCGGTATTACTTATAAAGAAAATTGCCCGGATACAAGAAACTCCAAGGTTGTAGATATAATTAAAGGATTGAATGAGTATGGAATAGAACCCATAGTGGTTGATCCTCAGGCAAACAGGGAAGATACAAAACAAGAATATGGCATTGAACTGATGGATATAGATGATGTGAAAGATGCGGACTGCCTTGTATTTGCCGTTGCCCATGATGAATTTAAAAATATGGCTTGGGAGCAGATAGAAAAATTCTTTAAAAATATTGATAATAGCGAAAAAGTAATTATTGATGTAAAGGGAATATTTGATAAAAATAAAATCGAGAAACTAGGCTATTGCTACTGGAGGCTATGA
- a CDS encoding lipid II:glycine glycyltransferase FemX, which produces MVLLVNIDDNEKWDNTVKGFENFDVYYLSGYVKAFHAHGDGEPKLFFYEDSNIKAINVFMKRDIEKDQNFSGKIPPNTFYDAATPYGYGGFLIEGNVTDESLRTLEKEYSELCLNEGIISEFVRFHPVINNSGTVSSIYDILELGRTVTIELDSREKVWEGFAGNNRNKVRKAKKSGVEIFWGRSPKLFDTFIPMYNETMDNDGASGYYYFKKDFYNSILEDLKYNSLIFYAVFEDRIISMSIILFANKQMHYHLSATDREYRNLAPTNLLLYEAACWGIENGYKTFHLGGGLGSREDSLYQFKKGFNKNSSTYFCIGKKIFDKEKYDELIKIRKQDPYFDENKLFFPLYRG; this is translated from the coding sequence ATGGTTTTATTGGTGAATATAGATGACAATGAAAAATGGGATAATACAGTCAAAGGATTTGAAAATTTTGATGTTTATTATCTGTCAGGATATGTAAAGGCTTTCCATGCCCATGGTGACGGGGAGCCTAAACTGTTTTTTTATGAAGATAGCAATATTAAAGCAATTAATGTTTTTATGAAAAGAGATATTGAAAAGGATCAAAACTTTTCGGGGAAAATACCACCCAATACTTTTTATGATGCAGCGACACCATATGGATACGGAGGTTTTTTAATTGAAGGAAATGTGACGGATGAAAGTTTAAGGACTCTTGAAAAAGAGTATTCCGAACTTTGCCTCAATGAAGGCATTATCAGTGAATTTGTACGTTTTCATCCGGTAATTAACAACTCTGGGACTGTTTCATCAATTTACGATATTTTGGAGCTTGGAAGAACCGTAACAATAGAATTGGATTCACGGGAAAAAGTTTGGGAAGGCTTTGCCGGCAACAATCGCAATAAGGTTCGGAAAGCCAAAAAGTCCGGAGTCGAGATATTTTGGGGACGAAGCCCAAAGCTATTTGACACGTTTATACCTATGTACAACGAAACAATGGATAATGACGGTGCATCAGGCTACTATTATTTTAAAAAAGACTTTTACAATAGTATACTTGAAGACTTGAAATATAATTCATTGATATTTTATGCTGTTTTTGAAGATAGAATAATTTCAATGTCAATTATTTTGTTTGCAAATAAACAGATGCATTATCATCTGTCTGCTACTGACAGAGAGTACAGAAATCTTGCACCTACCAACCTTTTGCTTTATGAAGCGGCATGCTGGGGAATTGAAAATGGATATAAGACATTCCATTTGGGTGGAGGTTTGGGCAGCAGGGAAGACAGCCTTTATCAATTTAAAAAAGGATTTAACAAGAACTCAAGCACTTATTTTTGTATAGGAAAAAAAATATTTGACAAAGAGAAATATGATGAATTGATAAAAATAAGAAAGCAAGATCCATACTTTGATGAAAACAAGTTGTTTTTCCCTTTATATAGGGGATAA
- a CDS encoding glycosyltransferase family 2 protein gives MGIFIKVLFYVSGFIIFWAMIGYPVSLKLIGKCYKSRKLEKDYNHQPTVTVMVVAHNEEKVILEKLNNILELDYPQDKIEILVASDNSTDQTNNIVKEFIKKHPERKIRLYEVKARKGKTNAQNEAQKTVTTEYLVMTDANSMLDRNAVKELMAAFTSDDIAYVCGRLSIVNREASDVSSAEAGYWDSDLATREIEGRIQTITAGNGALYACRNSEYHDFDHIQCHDAAMPLYYALKGKRAICNHDAVAYEKAGEVIEDEFKRKVRMNRTILMAILPDIRILNVFKYKWFSYFYFGHRTCRYLLWIAHLIVLLSNALLLANSKFYLLTFTGQLLFYLISLIGTVTRTKNKYVSLIYYYTVTIIAQWFGVYNIVTGRAKPFWEKAESTR, from the coding sequence ATGGGGATATTCATTAAAGTTTTATTTTATGTAAGCGGATTTATCATATTTTGGGCCATGATAGGATATCCCGTATCACTTAAATTAATTGGAAAATGCTATAAATCGCGTAAGTTGGAAAAAGACTATAATCACCAGCCTACTGTAACGGTTATGGTTGTTGCACATAACGAGGAAAAAGTTATACTGGAAAAACTGAATAATATTCTGGAACTGGACTATCCTCAAGACAAAATTGAGATTCTGGTTGCTTCCGACAACAGTACAGATCAGACCAACAATATTGTAAAAGAATTTATTAAAAAGCATCCCGAGCGAAAAATCAGGCTCTATGAGGTTAAAGCCCGGAAGGGAAAAACAAATGCGCAAAATGAAGCTCAAAAGACTGTAACAACGGAATACCTGGTTATGACGGATGCCAACTCAATGCTTGACAGAAATGCGGTAAAAGAATTAATGGCGGCGTTTACATCGGATGATATTGCGTATGTTTGCGGAAGGCTATCAATTGTGAATCGGGAAGCCAGCGATGTCAGCAGTGCGGAGGCCGGTTACTGGGACAGTGACCTTGCAACCCGTGAAATTGAAGGAAGAATTCAGACAATAACGGCCGGAAACGGTGCTCTGTATGCTTGCAGAAACAGCGAATATCATGATTTTGATCATATACAATGCCATGATGCTGCAATGCCCCTATATTATGCGTTAAAAGGAAAAAGGGCCATATGCAACCACGATGCTGTGGCATATGAAAAAGCGGGAGAAGTAATAGAGGATGAATTTAAAAGAAAAGTACGTATGAATCGTACGATATTAATGGCTATTTTGCCTGATATAAGGATACTTAATGTTTTTAAATACAAGTGGTTCTCATACTTTTATTTCGGACACAGGACATGCAGGTATCTGTTATGGATAGCACATTTAATTGTGCTGCTTTCCAATGCTTTATTGCTGGCAAATTCAAAATTTTATTTATTAACTTTTACCGGACAGTTGCTTTTTTATTTGATTAGCCTGATAGGAACTGTCACCAGGACAAAAAATAAATATGTATCTCTTATTTATTATTATACAGTGACGATAATTGCCCAGTGGTTTGGAGTTTATAATATTGTAACCGGGAGGGCAAAACCCTTCTGGGAGAAAGCGGAGAGCACAAGATAG
- a CDS encoding sugar transferase, translated as MQCEVKQKIKPDIRVTGNEGIYKKYLKRPMDFVLSLIAIILLSPLILIIALMVRINLGSPVIFKQERPGLNEKIFTLYKFRTMTDKRDEKGNLLPDSCRLTKFGKFLRSTSLDELPELFNILKGDMSIVGPRPLLVEYLPYYTEEERLRHTVRPGLTGLAQVNGRNNLKWDIRLGLDVEYVKNITFCLDASIIARTIIKVFKREGVAIVDQTPLKDLHVERSNKYDNKNLTI; from the coding sequence ATGCAGTGTGAGGTCAAGCAAAAAATAAAACCGGATATACGGGTTACGGGAAATGAAGGCATATATAAGAAATATCTGAAAAGGCCAATGGATTTTGTGTTATCTTTGATTGCGATTATTCTTCTTTCTCCTTTGATTCTTATTATCGCATTAATGGTAAGAATAAATCTTGGCAGCCCGGTAATATTTAAACAGGAAAGACCGGGGCTCAATGAGAAGATATTTACTCTTTACAAGTTTAGAACCATGACGGATAAGAGGGATGAAAAAGGAAATTTGCTGCCGGACAGTTGCAGGCTTACAAAGTTCGGCAAATTTCTGAGATCAACTTCTCTTGACGAGCTTCCGGAACTTTTTAATATTCTGAAGGGTGATATGAGTATTGTAGGTCCCAGACCGCTGCTTGTTGAGTATCTGCCGTATTATACGGAAGAAGAGAGGCTTCGTCATACCGTTCGGCCTGGTTTGACCGGTCTTGCTCAAGTAAATGGGCGAAATAATCTAAAATGGGATATTAGATTGGGACTGGATGTAGAATATGTGAAGAATATTACGTTTTGCCTGGATGCCTCAATTATTGCAAGGACAATAATAAAGGTATTTAAAAGGGAAGGCGTTGCCATTGTTGATCAGACTCCTTTAAAAGATTTACACGTCGAAAGGAGTAACAAATATGACAATAAAAACCTTACAATATGA
- a CDS encoding glycosyltransferase family 4 protein, whose amino-acid sequence MLKVGICGHFGGNHNFLDGQTIKVKSLTEAIKDNIGEHNVLCVDTYNWKKRPIRLLRKCFRLARKCKNIVILPAQNGIKVLVPLFSLINKLFGRKLFYVVIGGWLPTFLKNYKWLVSWLHHMDGIFVETASMSEKLIEFGLKNVLVMPNFRQLRIVDINELQDTHALPYKLCTFSRVLKEKGIEDAINAVIKVNTDCGREVCTLDIYGQIDEKYKDAFWAIMSNVPAYIKYKGEAPYEKAVDVLKDYYLMLFPTYYEGEGFAGTIIDAFASGLPVIASDWRYNSEIVQDYKTGRIFRTKDIKELAEIILYCLEHGDEVMEMKKNCIEEARKYTSGNAIKKLIEVLDN is encoded by the coding sequence GTGTTAAAAGTGGGAATATGCGGGCACTTTGGAGGTAATCATAACTTCCTGGATGGACAAACCATAAAGGTTAAGTCTCTGACGGAAGCTATAAAAGACAACATCGGTGAACATAACGTTTTATGCGTTGATACGTACAACTGGAAAAAAAGACCTATAAGGCTTCTAAGGAAATGCTTTCGTCTTGCAAGAAAGTGCAAAAATATTGTTATACTTCCCGCACAAAATGGGATTAAGGTCTTAGTGCCCCTATTTTCACTAATAAATAAACTGTTTGGCAGAAAGTTGTTTTATGTTGTTATTGGGGGATGGCTTCCTACATTTTTAAAGAATTATAAATGGTTGGTTTCCTGGCTTCACCATATGGATGGCATATTTGTAGAGACTGCATCAATGTCAGAAAAGCTTATTGAATTTGGCCTGAAAAATGTATTGGTAATGCCCAACTTCAGACAGTTAAGAATAGTGGATATAAACGAACTGCAGGATACGCATGCTTTACCCTATAAGCTATGCACATTTTCCAGAGTTTTAAAAGAAAAGGGGATAGAGGATGCTATAAATGCAGTTATAAAGGTAAATACTGATTGTGGCAGGGAAGTGTGTACACTGGATATATATGGGCAAATTGATGAAAAATACAAAGATGCGTTTTGGGCGATAATGTCTAATGTTCCAGCCTATATAAAATATAAAGGAGAGGCTCCTTATGAAAAAGCTGTTGATGTTTTAAAAGATTATTATCTTATGTTATTTCCAACATATTATGAGGGAGAAGGTTTTGCCGGAACGATAATAGATGCTTTTGCTTCAGGGCTTCCGGTTATTGCCTCCGATTGGCGTTACAACTCTGAGATAGTACAGGATTATAAGACAGGACGGATTTTTCGGACAAAGGATATCAAAGAGTTGGCAGAAATAATTCTGTATTGTTTGGAACACGGGGACGAAGTAATGGAAATGAAGAAAAATTGTATTGAAGAAGCACGTAAATATACTTCCGGGAATGCAATTAAGAAATTAATTGAGGTATTGGATAACTAG